DNA from Leptospira terpstrae serovar Hualin str. LT 11-33 = ATCC 700639:
CCAGAGAAGAAAGATAGCCTCATCGTTCGTCTCACGCAATCCGGAATTCGGGTGATTGATAGTCTTGTGGAGTCTTTACAAATTCGAGAAAGTTTTGAATTTGCTCCTTCGATGCGTTCTGCTTCTGCTGAGGTTCGTTCCGGAGATGCTAATTCTGTTATCTTTGAAGAAACCACCAGCGAAAACCAGAAATTCTATTATCAAATTGTGAAGGAAAACCAAGAAGAAGTGTATCTTTCTGTCAAAGCAGAAGGAACCCCTGCCTTCCAACAAGTGAACCTTCGCCGAGAGGGAAGGTTCATCCTTTCTAGTAAAATCAATTTAGAAGGCAGTGCAAGCTTCTCGGGGTTAATCCCTGGTAGTTACACCATTGAGTTTGTAGGTCCAGGCCAATCAAAATCGTTTGACTTGTCTATCCTCGTCGGATAGGTTCATGGGAGAATGCTCTCCCTAATCATAGATAGAGTCGGTAACGTAAATATCTTCAATGTTTTGGAGGACAATCTCCCCGTTGAAGAATCACACATTCAATCAACGTTAGATGATGATTTAATTTTCGAATATTTAGGAGAAGTGGAGAGACTTGTCCACGTTTCCCAATCGGTACTCTCCAACCCAAATCAAATTCTCAATGCAGATATCCTTCAAGATTTGAAGGTGTTAGGTGAAACATTTTACCAACAATTTTTCCCGATCTCCATTATTGAAAAATTAAAAAACACAACCAAACATAGCATTCATTTTAATATTGATCCTGCCCTCGCTTTGGTTCCTTGGGAACTTCTTCATGACGGCACTAGTTTTCTTTCTGATAAATTTAGAATTGGAAAAACCATTCGTGGTGGATTACACCGTCCTACACACCAAGAAAACCGAAAGATTAAGATGTTAATCATAGCAGATCCTACAGAAGACTTACCTCATGCGCAAAAAGAAGGAGAGGTACTTTTTTCTGTTCTGAGCCAAAAGGTACCCACACACCTTTTAGAGTTAGAGTTTATCGGTGGAAAACAAGTCACCAAACTCAAGTTACTTTCTCTTATCAAAGACAAACATATTATACATTATTCGGGACACCTTCATTTTTCAGATGATTCATTGGAGAATGGTTGGTTGTTGTCCGATGGAAAAGTATTAAAGGCGCGCGAGATCAAATCAACAGGGATCGATACTGATTTAGTTTTTTCCAATTCCTGTATGTCTGCAAAAGCAGCCGGTAAAAAATTAAATACAAATATTATGAATCAATATGCAGGAGCATTTCTTACTGCAGGTATCAAAACTTTTGTGGGAACCAATTGGGAAATTTTAGACAACGAAAGGACGATAGATTTTACAGTTCGGTTTTATACCTTTTTGTTTTCTGATAAATCTGTAGGTGAGTCTTTGTTTTTGTCTAAAGAATTTGCAAGGCGAAATTACCATGCCAACGATTTGACTTGGGCAAACTATGCATTGTATGGAAATCCTGATTTTTCCTTATTCGTAAAAGAAAGAAAAAATTTCCATTCTGCCAAAATTCTAAATCCTACCACGGTTCTAGAGTTTTACCCCACTCCGATTGCTGTCGCTTATTCCAAGTTCATCAATACTAGTAAATCAAAATCCATTGATAAAAACAATCTTCTTAGTTTGGCTAAATTATTCGAAGCAATTAGCCAAGTTGTAGGAATGATGGTTTTTAGTGATCATTCCGCACATGCAATGAACAAATCGATTCCGAATAACCCGGATGATGCGGTATCTCTTCGTAAATGGTGGGAACTTGTATATGGATGTGTTTGGGATTTTCAAAAACTAAAGATTTCAAGTATTTTGGAAATGGCACTTCCTGTTTTACATGAACAAAAAGAAACCATTTTCAAAATCGTAGGATGGATGGAATCTTGGGAAAGAGATGAAATCAAAGAGGAAGAAATTGAATCCTACCAAATCATTTTGCAATTCTTTGTAGAAAATATGTTATTAGAATTTTCGGAATTGGAGAAAGTGAGTATTCTTTTAGTTTCTGAAAATCACAATCCACATTTTTATTTTAAAGGTATCAAACCTGCTTATTTATATCCTTCTTCTCCTGGATCCAAAGACAAATTACAGGAACAACTTTCTAATCAAAAAGGAAATTTAGTTTTGGTTCATGAAAGTCGTAAAATTGTGATTCCATTCCCAACATACTTTAAAGAAAAAAAGGAAACGGGTGATTTGGAACTTGTGTTTAACGGCCTCACACCTTTTGTTTTAGGAGCCAAGCAGAGTTGAGTTTATGCCATCCGGATGTTGGTAACGTTTCCTGCGGTGCCTGTTGTGGTTTGTTTAATTTAAAACTTCAGCCAAAAGAATTTAAAACACTGTTATTGGAACGAACTTCCGAATTCCAAACCACAGTCAATTTTGAAGTTCGCCATAGTTTTCCCATCTTTCGTAAAGAAAGAGAAACAAAAGAAGCTCACATTCCTAAAAAAGATGATATGACTTATAATTGTCCTTTTTTGGGATATGTAGATCCAGCCAAACAACGGATAGGCTGTATGATTCATCCCATTTTTACTGGAGATCCAAAAAGCCAAAACTTTTCCTTTTACGGAGCTTCTATTTGCCAAGCCTATGATTGCAAAAACAAAGAAAGTATTTTGGCCGACTTATGGGAATCGCTTTTTGTGGAGATGGCAAAGGACTCTGTTGAGTATTCTTTTTTATCAGCAGACCATATCTTTTCGCATGCTCTTGAAAAATATTTCCAATTGTTAAACATTAGTATGGATCGAATGTTTCAGGAATTTCGGTTGGAGATGATGGATTTGTTTCGAATGCGACTCCAAACCTCAGCAGAAAAAAATTTCACTTCATTTGAAATCAACTATGAGAGTTTTTCTGATTTAAGTGTATTGGAAGATTATTTTTCCAAGGAGTTGGGTCAGTATTGGAAAGATTGGCGAGAAGGAATGACTAAAAAAAATCCCGGATAGAGGTGAGTATCCGGGCTTTGATTAGAATAAAATTTAATTAAGCTTTAGAAGTAACAGTTGCTACTTTTGCTTTTGTTTCTGCTACCACAGTGTTTGCTTTACCGATGATAGTTTCTACTTGAGAAATTCCTTCTTGAAGGTATTTTCTAAGGTTAACAGAAACTTCGCTTTGGTCTTGAGCACCTTTTGCAGCTAGGCTTTGGAAACCAGTGCTGATTTCAGAAAAAGCTTTTTCTGCTTCTACTTTTGCTGTGTTTACTGCGCCTAGGATGAAGTTTAATCCGTCTTTTACTTGTTGTTCCATTTTCATTTTTCCTTTTCGGTTTTATTTTGTGCAATGCACTACCTCTTTTTGTGCGGTGCACAGGAATTAGTCAACCCGTTTTTGTATTTTTTTCCTGCATCGCACAAAAAAAATGGATAGATGCCTCATCCGGAATTTTTGCCCATCCAGTGGAAATCCACTTATTTAGAACTTCTCGACCAACGGATTTTGCCGGGAAAAAAAGAATTTTTGAAATTATCCACTGCGGAAGAAACCATAGTAGCAATCCGTGAAATGGCTGTTAGAGGTGCACCTGCCATTGCCATCACAGGAGTCTTTGGTCTTAGTTTAGGCGCCAAATCTCGGTCAGGTGTCGCAAATCCGAGTGAGATTGATACATTACTTTCGTCTGTACTTGAGTCTCGGCCAACAGCAGTCAATTTGAGTTATGCCTTACGAGAGGCAAAAAATCGAATCCAAGGAATCACTGAATGGGGAACCATCGCAAAGATTTGGGAAACCTATGGTGAGGAAATGATGAAAGACGATTTGGCAGCAAACAAATCTTTGGGGGAAAATGGAGTTTCATTATTTCCTAAAGACCAATTGGAATTTCATATCATCACTCATTGTAACACAGGAGCCCTTGCCACTGCAGGTCATGGAACGGCTCTTGGGGTGATTCGAAGTTTGCGGGATGCAGGAAAAAAGGTAGTTGTTTATGCAGATGAAACAAGGCCCTTTCTTCAAGGTTCAAGACTTACAGCTTTTGAAATGATGGAAGAAGGAATCGAATGTTATATCATTACTGATGGAATGTCTGGTTGGCTAATGAACCATAGAAAGATTGACGCAGTCATCGTAGGTTGTGATCGGGTTGCGGCAAACGGAGACACTGCCAATAAAATAGGAACTTACAATTTAGGGATAGTCGCAAGAGAACATAATGTACCATTCTATGTTTGTGCCACAAAAGATAGTTTTGACTTAAACTTAAAATCAGGGGAAGAAATTCCTATAGAAATGAGAAAAGAATCCGAGGTGACCAGGTTCGACTTTTTAAAGGGAACCGATGGAAAATATTTATTTCCAGAAGGAAAAACTTCACCTATAGGTGCAAGAGCTCTCAATCCCTCGTTTGATGTAACAAAAGCTCACTTAATCAGAAACTTTATCACAGAATTTGGATGTTTCGTACCTGCGGAGATTTCTCTTCGTCTAAAGAATGTATGACGGAAAAAGCAATTTTAGGTGGTGGGTGTTTTTGGTGTACGGAGGCTGTGTATCTTAGAATTCCAGGAATTCTATCCGTAAAATCAGGATACGCAGGTGGATCCACTCCGAGTCCTACCTACAAAGAAATCTGCACAGGAACTACTGGACATGCAGAGGTTATCGAAATTGAATTTGATCCCGAGCTCATTACATACTCAAAAATATTAGAAATTTTTTGGGCGTCCCATGATCCTACAACTCTCAATAAACAAGGGAACGATGTTGGAACCCAATATCGCTCCGTTATTTTCTACCTAAATGATAAACAAAAAGATTTAGCAGTGGAATCCAAAAGAAAACATGCTTATCTTTTTCCTGATCCGATTGTCACAGAGATTTCACCGGCTCCAGAGTTTTATCCAGCGGAAGATTACCACCAAAATTATTTCACTCTCAACCCACAAAATCCCTATTGCCATTATGTGATTTTTCCCAAACTTAAAAAGTTGGGATTAAAGCTGTAATCGTTGTAAGGTTATTTCCCTTTAAAAGCTGTTAACATCGCTTTTTCCTGGTTAGGGAAAAAGTTCATCACAAATGCAATTTGGGCTTTGGTAATTTTTTCCACTTGCCGTCTGTATTTGATCACTGCACCTGGGTGGGCTGTGTTTCGAACAACAACCTTAACATTGTCTTGGTTGTAACGAGCACCTTTAAGTTCTTCTATTTTAGATTTGAGAAGTTCAACGGTTTTACTTTTTTTCTGGTAAGCATCAAAGATTTCTTTGAACTTTTCTTTTCTCGAATCATCCAATTTCCCACGAGACCTTTGGACAACTTCTTTGATTTTTTGTATTTCTGGAACTAGTGCTTCTAAATCTCTTTCAAACTCGGCAAGTTTGGAGCTACCTTCAGTAAATAGTCTATCATTTCTAAAATGAAATCCTACTTCTACCACTGTGTCCATTTGGGCAGTTGAACCAAGTGATGATACTGTGATTCCTTGGTAAGAAACAATATCAGAACCAATGATGGAAGAAGATTCTCCTGTAAGGATTACGTTTCCTAAACAAAGAATTTTACTTCCTAAAATAAAATTCTCAACGATACAATCGCCATCAATTTCTAGGTTTCCATTCTCAATGAATTTTGCTCGAAGGTCCCCTTTGATACGAATGACACCTTTTCCTTTGGCTTTGACTCCACCTTTGACTTCTAAGTCTTCACCTACAATCACATCAGAAGATTCCACGTTACCATCTAAGTAAAGAGATCCTTGGCAATTAACAACGGCTCCCTCTTCAATGGTTCCTTTGACACGGATAGTACCTTCAAAGTTGATGTTACCTGTTCCTAGACCAATGTTACTTTCAATATTTAATTCAGGAGATACGGTGAGAGAGGTGTCAGTTGAAAACACAACACCACTGAGTGAAGCAAAGTATTCCTTAAGTTGTCTACCTGGTTTTTCAGGATCTTCCACGGTTTTTGGAAGTACATTTTTACCTAAAGTTAATCTAGGTCTGTCGATTGGGTTA
Protein-coding regions in this window:
- a CDS encoding sigma-54 down-regulated protein, producing the protein MEQQVKDGLNFILGAVNTAKVEAEKAFSEISTGFQSLAAKGAQDQSEVSVNLRKYLQEGISQVETIIGKANTVVAETKAKVATVTSKA
- the mtnA gene encoding S-methyl-5-thioribose-1-phosphate isomerase, which encodes MPHPEFLPIQWKSTYLELLDQRILPGKKEFLKLSTAEETIVAIREMAVRGAPAIAITGVFGLSLGAKSRSGVANPSEIDTLLSSVLESRPTAVNLSYALREAKNRIQGITEWGTIAKIWETYGEEMMKDDLAANKSLGENGVSLFPKDQLEFHIITHCNTGALATAGHGTALGVIRSLRDAGKKVVVYADETRPFLQGSRLTAFEMMEEGIECYIITDGMSGWLMNHRKIDAVIVGCDRVAANGDTANKIGTYNLGIVAREHNVPFYVCATKDSFDLNLKSGEEIPIEMRKESEVTRFDFLKGTDGKYLFPEGKTSPIGARALNPSFDVTKAHLIRNFITEFGCFVPAEISLRLKNV
- a CDS encoding CHAT domain-containing protein → MLSLIIDRVGNVNIFNVLEDNLPVEESHIQSTLDDDLIFEYLGEVERLVHVSQSVLSNPNQILNADILQDLKVLGETFYQQFFPISIIEKLKNTTKHSIHFNIDPALALVPWELLHDGTSFLSDKFRIGKTIRGGLHRPTHQENRKIKMLIIADPTEDLPHAQKEGEVLFSVLSQKVPTHLLELEFIGGKQVTKLKLLSLIKDKHIIHYSGHLHFSDDSLENGWLLSDGKVLKAREIKSTGIDTDLVFSNSCMSAKAAGKKLNTNIMNQYAGAFLTAGIKTFVGTNWEILDNERTIDFTVRFYTFLFSDKSVGESLFLSKEFARRNYHANDLTWANYALYGNPDFSLFVKERKNFHSAKILNPTTVLEFYPTPIAVAYSKFINTSKSKSIDKNNLLSLAKLFEAISQVVGMMVFSDHSAHAMNKSIPNNPDDAVSLRKWWELVYGCVWDFQKLKISSILEMALPVLHEQKETIFKIVGWMESWERDEIKEEEIESYQIILQFFVENMLLEFSELEKVSILLVSENHNPHFYFKGIKPAYLYPSSPGSKDKLQEQLSNQKGNLVLVHESRKIVIPFPTYFKEKKETGDLELVFNGLTPFVLGAKQS
- a CDS encoding DUF342 domain-containing protein, with amino-acid sequence MDVKNAPDFNPERGLKIQISEDRLTATLVAKPIWLLGGSMSNILIYEALDNATIHRDRILMKEVDKAAIEIDKILKDPTKVREDFNFLVAQGNPAKQGESGWIKFYFPRAQRVVLKDDGSADFRNINKYVHVKEGERLATLFEGIAGEQGIDVLGNPIYPNPIDRPRLTLGKNVLPKTVEDPEKPGRQLKEYFASLSGVVFSTDTSLTVSPELNIESNIGLGTGNINFEGTIRVKGTIEEGAVVNCQGSLYLDGNVESSDVIVGEDLEVKGGVKAKGKGVIRIKGDLRAKFIENGNLEIDGDCIVENFILGSKILCLGNVILTGESSSIIGSDIVSYQGITVSSLGSTAQMDTVVEVGFHFRNDRLFTEGSSKLAEFERDLEALVPEIQKIKEVVQRSRGKLDDSRKEKFKEIFDAYQKKSKTVELLKSKIEELKGARYNQDNVKVVVRNTAHPGAVIKYRRQVEKITKAQIAFVMNFFPNQEKAMLTAFKGK
- the msrA gene encoding peptide-methionine (S)-S-oxide reductase MsrA: MTEKAILGGGCFWCTEAVYLRIPGILSVKSGYAGGSTPSPTYKEICTGTTGHAEVIEIEFDPELITYSKILEIFWASHDPTTLNKQGNDVGTQYRSVIFYLNDKQKDLAVESKRKHAYLFPDPIVTEISPAPEFYPAEDYHQNYFTLNPQNPYCHYVIFPKLKKLGLKL